One genomic region from Leptolyngbyaceae cyanobacterium JSC-12 encodes:
- a CDS encoding uncharacterized protein, putative amidase (IMG reference gene:2510095749~PFAM: Creatinine amidohydrolase), giving the protein MTLLHLSTWTEVETYLQRSQGIIVPIGSTEQHGPTGLIGTDAICADAIAKGVGEMTQTLVAPTMNVGMALHHTAFPGSISLRPSTLILVIRDYISSLAKTGFTRFFFINGHGGNVATLKAAFSETYDFLAELNLPHAAQVRCQVNNWYMCSSVYRLAKELYGDQEGSHATPSEVAVTQYVYPESIKQGFLSPNVSKDHRIYSAIDFRHRYPDGRMGSNPSLATPEHGKQFYELAVKELSNSCLEFLTAE; this is encoded by the coding sequence ATGACGTTGCTACATCTGAGCACGTGGACAGAAGTTGAAACGTACTTGCAGCGATCGCAAGGGATTATTGTCCCAATTGGCTCTACTGAACAGCATGGTCCGACAGGACTGATTGGCACTGATGCAATTTGTGCAGACGCGATCGCAAAAGGCGTGGGAGAAATGACCCAAACCTTAGTAGCTCCCACTATGAACGTAGGAATGGCACTTCACCACACCGCCTTTCCAGGAAGCATCAGCCTGCGCCCCAGCACTCTCATTTTAGTGATTCGAGATTACATTAGTTCGCTTGCCAAAACAGGCTTCACCCGATTCTTTTTTATCAATGGACATGGCGGCAATGTCGCTACTCTAAAAGCCGCCTTTTCCGAAACGTATGACTTTCTGGCTGAGTTGAACTTACCCCATGCCGCTCAAGTGCGCTGCCAAGTCAACAATTGGTATATGTGCAGCTCAGTGTATCGTCTTGCAAAAGAACTATATGGCGATCAGGAAGGTTCTCACGCTACACCCAGTGAAGTCGCTGTTACTCAATACGTCTATCCAGAATCTATTAAACAGGGGTTTCTCAGCCCCAATGTTTCCAAAGATCACCGCATTTATAGCGCGATCGATTTTCGTCATCGTTATCCTGATGGACGCATGGGTTCAAACCCCTCCCTGGCAACCCCCGAACACGGTAAACAATTTTATGAACTAGCCGTTAAAGAACTCAGTAACAGTTGCCTGGAATTCCTGACTGCAGAATAA
- a CDS encoding 'Carbohydrate-selective porin, OprB family',S-layer domain containing protein (IMG reference gene:2510095750~PFAM: Carbohydrate-selective porin, OprB family; S-layer homology domain): MSNIFFKSLLASPAVLGAILAIAAPSISAETKAAEVKSETSQSQMFVSGSQELTAIPTSEVSTAESVSNLTGSFEQKFAQALPSQSSVDSLENTSSTLNQINQYVREGRANRAGQVTSVSQFSDVRPTDWAFQALQSLVERYGCIVGYPDKTFRGNRAMTRYEFAAGLNACLDKIQELIAAATADFVRKEDLEVVKRLQEEFAAELAALRGRVEALEVRTATLEKQQFSTTTKLSGEVIFAVTDEFAQPGRNETVFQNRVRLTLSSSFSGQDKLVVRLAAGNAERFRAFDLAGNQDGNILEGSQTFNLGNTGGNRVLADWVAYYFPVGENIQVYIPAFAGLFYDLFPTHTGYLEDFDGGNGALSLFAQRNPIYNIGGGAGAAATFGVGKPFSLSVGYMADTANNPARGNGLFDGSYTAMGQINFTPNDKFSIGLTYVNSFKKQQTGIFNFGGDEGSTLVGTRFANFLGRTLTGPEGVVINGGGVSAVYKFSDTFAINAWGSVFDVDGLRDGRGSIDVWTYALGLSFADFGKKGNLLGLLAGTEPYEGGRGSIPIHVEGFYRIRLNDNISITPGVIWIVNSDQNNDKDTLIGTLRTTFTF; encoded by the coding sequence ATGTCAAATATTTTTTTCAAGTCATTGCTAGCTAGTCCAGCAGTTCTGGGTGCCATCCTGGCGATCGCAGCCCCTTCTATCTCTGCTGAAACAAAGGCAGCGGAAGTGAAATCAGAGACTAGCCAATCTCAGATGTTCGTTTCCGGCTCTCAAGAACTAACTGCCATTCCAACCTCTGAAGTTTCAACTGCTGAATCTGTATCGAATCTCACTGGATCTTTTGAGCAAAAGTTTGCACAAGCCCTACCTAGCCAGAGCAGTGTTGATTCGTTGGAGAACACCTCCAGCACCCTAAATCAAATCAACCAGTATGTTCGAGAAGGACGGGCTAACCGGGCAGGTCAAGTCACGTCTGTATCGCAGTTTTCTGATGTAAGACCGACTGACTGGGCATTCCAAGCACTGCAATCATTGGTTGAGCGCTATGGTTGTATTGTGGGTTATCCCGATAAGACTTTCCGTGGCAACCGGGCAATGACCCGCTATGAGTTTGCTGCTGGTTTGAACGCCTGCTTAGACAAGATTCAAGAACTGATTGCTGCGGCAACTGCAGACTTTGTTCGCAAAGAGGATCTGGAAGTCGTCAAGCGTTTGCAAGAGGAATTCGCTGCTGAACTGGCTGCGCTGCGTGGTCGTGTTGAAGCTTTGGAAGTCCGTACAGCTACCCTAGAAAAGCAACAATTCTCCACGACAACCAAGCTTTCTGGAGAAGTTATCTTCGCAGTTACGGATGAATTTGCTCAACCTGGCAGAAACGAGACTGTATTCCAAAATCGGGTTCGTTTAACGCTATCCAGCAGCTTTAGTGGTCAGGATAAGTTGGTAGTTCGACTTGCTGCTGGTAATGCTGAACGGTTCAGAGCCTTTGACCTCGCTGGCAACCAAGATGGCAACATCCTTGAAGGAAGCCAGACCTTCAACCTCGGTAACACAGGTGGCAACCGTGTGCTTGCTGACTGGGTTGCTTACTATTTCCCCGTTGGTGAGAACATTCAGGTTTATATCCCTGCATTTGCGGGTCTGTTTTATGATCTATTCCCTACCCATACCGGCTATCTAGAAGATTTTGATGGTGGAAATGGTGCACTATCACTGTTTGCTCAACGCAACCCCATTTACAACATTGGTGGTGGCGCTGGTGCTGCAGCAACCTTTGGAGTCGGTAAACCCTTTTCTCTGAGTGTGGGTTATATGGCAGACACTGCAAATAACCCTGCTCGTGGCAATGGGTTGTTTGATGGCAGCTACACTGCCATGGGTCAGATCAACTTCACTCCTAACGATAAGTTCTCGATTGGTTTGACCTATGTCAATTCCTTCAAGAAGCAGCAAACTGGAATCTTTAACTTCGGTGGTGATGAAGGTTCTACTCTAGTTGGTACTCGCTTTGCTAACTTCCTGGGTCGCACTTTGACTGGTCCCGAAGGGGTGGTTATCAACGGTGGTGGTGTCTCTGCTGTCTACAAGTTTTCCGATACGTTTGCCATCAACGCCTGGGGTTCTGTTTTTGACGTTGATGGTCTCAGAGATGGCAGAGGCTCCATTGACGTTTGGACCTATGCTTTGGGGCTGTCTTTCGCAGACTTCGGCAAGAAGGGGAACCTCTTAGGTTTGCTTGCGGGTACAGAACCCTATGAAGGCGGCCGAGGTAGTATTCCTATTCATGTCGAAGGTTTCTACCGAATTCGGTTGAACGATAATATCTCCATTACTCCGGGTGTCATCTGGATAGTCAACTCCGACCAGAACAATGATAAGGATACGCTGATTGGCACTCTCAGAACTACCTTCACCTTTTAG
- a CDS encoding HD-GYP domain-containing protein (IMG reference gene:2510095751~PFAM: HD domain; GAF domain) has translation MLSTTDSQDFSQAAAERAELIEKLLAIGTALSGTHDLEELLSLILSKSREITSSDAGSVYLIVRDADVPSLLFKVAQNFSKPTTSFREFCMPITPKSLAGYVALTGETLNLADAYELLTDVPYQLDCSFDRSIGYRTRSVLVLPMQNQKGETIGVLQLINRKVSSELVITPENVLEVTQPFSEAEERIVRSLASQAAISIERNHLQESIEQLFEGFVRAAVQIIETRDPCTSGHSERVADLTVRLSEEVNDISKGSLASIRFSERQIQEIRYAALLHDFGKVGVPEAILVKAKKLYPLQLEVIKNRFGLVRRTLEMECAQAKYRHLIEHPSHLLKHPHPSGVDCADCQKLAQLDAELAEKLAQLDHYWETVLEANEPRILAEEPLMQLKEIAQYTYRDVDGVYKPLISAQEMEQLIVRRGNLTEAERLSIQSHVTHTYQFLKRIPWTKELQDVPAIAYGHHEKLDGSGYPRGLEAADIPIQSQIMAVADIYDALTAGDRPYKRGLHPSTALKILKQESAHNKINPDLVQLFEHRRVFSVIGHHLSDPNESIS, from the coding sequence ATGTTGAGTACGACGGACAGCCAGGATTTTTCGCAGGCAGCTGCTGAAAGAGCAGAGTTGATTGAAAAGCTACTGGCAATTGGCACAGCGCTCTCTGGTACGCATGATCTAGAGGAGCTATTGAGTTTAATCTTGTCTAAAAGTCGGGAAATTACTTCGAGTGATGCGGGTAGTGTTTATCTGATTGTTCGAGATGCTGATGTCCCGAGTCTTTTGTTTAAAGTTGCTCAGAATTTTTCAAAACCGACAACGTCTTTTCGAGAGTTTTGCATGCCGATCACGCCAAAGAGTTTAGCAGGCTACGTGGCACTCACTGGCGAGACCCTGAATTTAGCAGATGCTTATGAACTTCTGACGGATGTCCCCTACCAGCTTGATTGCAGCTTTGACCGCAGCATTGGTTATCGAACGCGATCAGTGTTAGTGTTGCCGATGCAAAATCAGAAAGGTGAAACGATTGGAGTTCTGCAACTTATTAATCGTAAGGTTTCGTCAGAGCTTGTGATTACGCCTGAGAATGTGCTGGAAGTGACTCAACCTTTTTCAGAAGCAGAAGAACGAATTGTACGATCGCTCGCCAGTCAGGCAGCGATTTCAATTGAGCGCAACCACTTGCAAGAAAGTATTGAACAATTGTTTGAGGGATTTGTTAGAGCTGCGGTTCAAATTATTGAAACACGCGACCCATGCACCTCTGGGCATTCAGAACGTGTTGCTGATTTGACCGTTCGCTTGAGTGAAGAGGTGAATGATATAAGCAAGGGGTCTCTCGCATCAATCCGTTTCAGCGAGCGCCAGATCCAAGAAATTCGCTACGCTGCCTTGCTTCACGATTTCGGCAAGGTGGGTGTGCCAGAAGCCATCCTGGTGAAGGCAAAAAAACTCTATCCATTACAACTGGAAGTTATTAAGAATCGATTTGGGTTGGTACGTCGCACGCTAGAAATGGAATGCGCCCAGGCAAAGTATCGCCACTTGATCGAGCATCCCAGTCACTTACTCAAGCATCCTCATCCATCTGGTGTAGATTGTGCTGACTGCCAGAAACTAGCACAACTGGACGCCGAATTGGCAGAAAAGCTGGCTCAATTAGATCACTACTGGGAAACTGTGTTAGAAGCAAATGAACCCAGAATTCTTGCTGAAGAACCGTTGATGCAGCTCAAAGAGATCGCGCAATATACCTATCGCGACGTGGATGGAGTGTATAAACCACTAATCAGTGCTCAAGAGATGGAACAACTAATTGTACGTCGTGGCAACTTGACTGAAGCAGAACGATTATCAATCCAGTCTCATGTTACCCATACCTATCAATTTTTGAAACGAATTCCCTGGACAAAGGAATTACAAGATGTGCCTGCGATCGCCTACGGACACCACGAAAAACTTGATGGCAGTGGATATCCTCGTGGGCTGGAGGCCGCAGACATTCCCATCCAATCGCAAATTATGGCAGTTGCCGATATTTATGATGCTCTAACCGCAGGCGATCGCCCCTACAAGCGGGGCTTACATCCAAGCACTGCCCTTAAAATCCTGAAACAAGAATCAGCTCATAACAAGATCAACCCTGACTTAGTTCAGTTATTTGAGCATCGTCGAGTTTTTTCTGTCATTGGACATCATTTGTCAGATCCAAATGAATCCATCAGTTAA
- a CDS encoding putative iron-regulated protein (IMG reference gene:2510095752~PFAM: Protein of unknown function, DUF399): MTDYRYLSIWGLLLGAFVFLLSPAQAEPGNRTTESQVYNLRQQQNQAIDVVLDQLAQADVVYLAETHDRPQDHQAQLEILRSLLHRRSKLIIGMEMFQRPYQGTLDRYIAGQITETDLIQQTDYKRRWGYPWELYAPIIRFAKDNQLPIVALNTPSEVTRKVARAGLDNLTLVDRQWIPPRSAILAKPEAYRQRIRQIYDEIHQGKGTSNDFERFFLAQIVWDETMAERVATTLQKQPNSLVVVLAGQGHVMYGDGIPSRVARRMATIRKASPFKQITVLLNPTDDLKLEPAIADYFWYSPGIGAGGSR; this comes from the coding sequence ATGACCGACTATCGATACCTCAGCATTTGGGGGTTGCTGTTAGGAGCCTTTGTTTTTCTGTTATCGCCTGCTCAAGCTGAGCCAGGCAATCGGACAACAGAATCTCAAGTTTATAATCTGCGGCAACAACAAAATCAAGCCATTGATGTTGTTCTAGATCAACTGGCACAGGCAGATGTAGTATATTTGGCAGAAACTCACGATCGCCCTCAGGATCACCAGGCTCAGCTAGAAATCCTGCGCTCGCTGCTGCATAGACGCTCTAAGCTAATTATCGGCATGGAAATGTTTCAGCGACCTTATCAAGGTACTCTGGATCGTTACATTGCTGGGCAAATTACTGAGACAGACTTAATTCAACAAACTGATTACAAGCGCCGATGGGGGTATCCCTGGGAACTTTATGCTCCAATTATTCGGTTTGCTAAAGATAACCAGTTACCAATTGTTGCACTCAATACTCCTAGCGAAGTCACTCGCAAAGTAGCACGGGCTGGATTAGACAACCTGACGCTAGTAGACCGTCAGTGGATTCCACCCCGGTCAGCGATTCTGGCGAAACCAGAGGCATATCGGCAGCGCATCCGCCAGATTTATGATGAAATCCATCAGGGCAAAGGAACCAGTAACGATTTCGAGCGCTTTTTCCTGGCGCAGATCGTGTGGGATGAAACGATGGCAGAGCGAGTAGCAACGACATTGCAAAAACAGCCCAATTCACTAGTTGTTGTGCTGGCTGGGCAGGGGCATGTGATGTATGGAGATGGGATTCCATCTCGGGTTGCTCGACGGATGGCAACCATTCGCAAAGCAAGCCCATTCAAGCAGATTACTGTGTTGCTAAACCCAACCGATGATTTGAAGTTGGAACCCGCGATCGCAGATTATTTCTGGTATTCGCCTGGAATCGGCGCAGGAGGAAGCAGGTAG
- a CDS encoding CDP-diacylglycerol--glycerol-3-phosphate 3-phosphatidyltransferase (IMG reference gene:2510095753~PFAM: CDP-alcohol phosphatidyltransferase~TIGRFAM: CDP-diacylglycerol--glycerol-3-phosphate 3-phosphatidyltransferase), with the protein MNVPTWVTVTRLLAIPPILYGLSHPTVEMRWLVCVIFLVGASTDWVDGYLARKLNQVTELGKFLDPLVDKLLVLAPLLALVELGQIPGWGVFLILARELTIAGWRVRPGLQGNSAIQGANTWGKLKTVSQIGAIALLIAPLSQAWQVPTQIAFWFSVALTLISGAIYLLPPAPIPGEYQK; encoded by the coding sequence ATGAATGTGCCAACGTGGGTGACGGTTACTCGTTTACTGGCAATTCCCCCGATTTTGTATGGTTTAAGTCATCCAACTGTTGAAATGCGGTGGCTTGTTTGCGTAATTTTCTTGGTTGGTGCAAGTACTGACTGGGTTGATGGCTATCTGGCACGCAAGTTGAATCAAGTCACGGAGTTGGGAAAATTTCTGGATCCCCTGGTGGATAAGTTGCTTGTTTTGGCTCCGTTATTGGCTTTAGTTGAGTTAGGACAAATTCCTGGATGGGGAGTGTTTTTGATCTTGGCGCGAGAACTGACGATCGCAGGATGGCGGGTTAGACCTGGCTTGCAAGGCAACTCAGCAATTCAGGGGGCAAATACTTGGGGCAAGCTGAAAACGGTGAGTCAGATTGGGGCGATCGCTCTGCTGATAGCTCCCCTCTCACAGGCATGGCAAGTACCCACTCAAATTGCTTTTTGGTTTAGCGTGGCACTGACTCTGATTTCAGGGGCTATCTACCTGCTTCCTCCTGCGCCGATTCCAGGCGAATACCAGAAATAA
- a CDS encoding glycosyl transferase possibly involved in lipopolysaccharide synthesis (IMG reference gene:2510095754~PFAM: Bacterial sugar transferase) translates to MEPLSLEQAKQKVFSILSHNRVSLTQVHPSVNCKLKRLIDIAGALVGLSIAALVAIPVAIATQLDDPGPIFYSQIRCGYGGKTFRIWKFRSMVTNADKLKHLVHNEAKGGIFKNRNDPRVTRVGRFLRKTSLDELPQFWNVLKGEMSLVGTRPPTVDEVMGYKRHHWERLNVKPGITGEWQVNGRSTVLDFEEIVSLDVAYQKKWSVIYDLKLIFKTILVVLAKRGAF, encoded by the coding sequence ATGGAGCCATTATCGCTTGAACAAGCGAAACAGAAGGTTTTTTCGATACTATCCCATAACCGTGTTTCCCTGACTCAGGTGCACCCTTCGGTAAATTGTAAACTCAAACGCCTGATTGATATTGCAGGTGCACTCGTTGGTTTATCTATCGCGGCACTGGTGGCGATTCCCGTTGCGATCGCTACCCAATTGGACGACCCTGGTCCCATCTTTTACAGCCAAATTCGCTGTGGATATGGTGGTAAGACGTTTCGCATTTGGAAATTTCGTTCAATGGTAACGAATGCGGATAAGTTGAAACATCTGGTTCATAACGAAGCTAAAGGTGGAATTTTCAAAAATCGCAATGACCCCAGAGTGACGAGAGTTGGACGGTTTCTGCGCAAAACAAGTTTGGATGAACTGCCTCAGTTTTGGAACGTCTTGAAAGGAGAAATGAGCCTGGTTGGAACCAGACCCCCTACAGTTGATGAGGTAATGGGTTACAAGCGGCATCACTGGGAACGTTTGAATGTCAAACCTGGAATTACTGGCGAGTGGCAGGTAAATGGCCGTTCAACAGTTTTGGATTTTGAAGAGATCGTATCGTTGGATGTTGCTTATCAGAAAAAATGGTCAGTTATTTATGACCTGAAACTTATTTTCAAGACAATTCTGGTCGTTCTAGCCAAGAGAGGAGCTTTCTAA
- a CDS encoding hypothetical protein (IMG reference gene:2510095755), whose product MRWVSSLAIAVPLFSTLSTAPFPGAGFTATPAPGDVVVELKIEPSDVVPRNVSPGYPLPTPTVFPSFNSQQLDRQLQQYTAYLEQVGTPDILIVGSSRALQGVDPIALQQGLAEQGYPGLKIYNFGINGATAQVVDWLLHQLIPPERLPKLIIWADGSRAFNSGRVDHTFDKIVSSRGHQLLMSGVRPIPPAPPGLNVGHICMDLLPLPLLIQPTSHAGISGERVPKVVTKERSPHQACKQPIKLVVRHNQRLTASPQSSAHPAETLGFQIVNTRFSPSLYFQRYPRVAGAFDADYRNFELTGNQATAFEKVLRFVNTRRVPLVFVNLPLTSTYLDFTRTQYEDRFRNQMRRAAQSKRFIFKDLAAQPHLSQNHYFADPSHLNRYGATAVSLQLSKELANSVSTFVPRQALYPSPEVSSFTSERCNTACIYLPRMFSG is encoded by the coding sequence ATGAGATGGGTTTCCTCACTGGCGATCGCTGTTCCCTTATTCAGCACTTTATCCACAGCGCCTTTTCCTGGTGCTGGTTTTACAGCAACCCCTGCACCGGGTGACGTGGTGGTTGAGCTCAAAATTGAGCCGTCTGATGTTGTTCCTAGGAATGTTTCTCCTGGTTATCCGCTTCCAACCCCAACTGTATTTCCTAGCTTCAACAGTCAGCAACTTGATCGCCAACTTCAACAATACACCGCTTATCTAGAGCAGGTTGGCACTCCAGATATTTTAATTGTGGGTAGTTCCCGTGCGCTGCAAGGTGTCGATCCCATCGCCCTGCAACAGGGGCTTGCCGAGCAAGGTTACCCAGGACTCAAAATTTACAACTTTGGCATCAATGGAGCGACTGCTCAAGTTGTAGACTGGCTGCTGCATCAGCTAATCCCGCCAGAACGCCTGCCAAAATTGATTATTTGGGCAGATGGCTCACGTGCTTTCAACAGTGGGCGGGTTGACCACACGTTTGACAAAATTGTGTCCTCACGGGGTCATCAATTGCTGATGTCTGGAGTCCGGCCAATTCCCCCTGCGCCTCCTGGCTTGAACGTGGGTCATATTTGTATGGATCTTTTGCCTTTGCCCTTATTGATTCAGCCAACTTCACATGCAGGAATATCCGGTGAGCGTGTTCCTAAAGTTGTCACCAAAGAGCGATCGCCCCATCAAGCTTGTAAGCAACCCATTAAACTCGTTGTGCGGCATAATCAACGTCTCACAGCCTCGCCACAATCTTCTGCTCATCCAGCAGAAACGCTGGGCTTTCAAATTGTTAATACCCGGTTTAGTCCCAGCCTCTATTTTCAACGCTATCCTCGGGTGGCTGGCGCATTCGATGCCGACTATCGCAATTTTGAATTAACAGGCAATCAAGCAACTGCTTTTGAAAAGGTTTTGCGCTTTGTCAATACGCGACGGGTGCCATTGGTTTTCGTAAATCTCCCGCTCACATCAACCTACTTAGACTTTACAAGAACTCAGTACGAAGATCGTTTTCGCAATCAGATGCGACGTGCTGCTCAGTCAAAACGCTTCATATTCAAGGATCTAGCAGCCCAGCCACACTTAAGTCAAAACCATTATTTTGCAGACCCCAGCCATCTCAATCGTTATGGTGCAACAGCTGTCTCGCTGCAACTGAGTAAAGAGTTAGCCAATTCTGTATCAACCTTTGTTCCACGGCAAGCGCTCTATCCATCACCAGAAGTATCCTCATTCACTAGCGAGCGCTGTAATACTGCCTGTATCTATCTCCCTCGAATGTTTTCAGGGTGA
- a CDS encoding negative regulator of beta-lactamase expression (IMG reference gene:2510095756~PFAM: N-acetylmuramoyl-L-alanine amidase), translating into MKPYLTSELEASLKKKDEVDRGQVCNTFASRALFNEQNSVYWLAGMKLFGMKRNLVTTISLFVLCVMTLIITVNASKAQRAEFESPSQPSSDVVRPPNYSADDQSLPTDCMIRPEETPKASMARSSRAAYSKTPLSLLRFRQLQFTDLANRLVYPDGARPIPAYQPREEIVLIHPTNYGDRFLLDIDGNPANLDPIVVLHETVGSAASTINFFLTPHPRDEDQASYHTLIQRDGTIVYLVPPDKRAYGAGNSVFVSKRGKESVKTHAKFPPSVNNFAYHVSLETPPDGINNAYRHSGYTEAQYQSLAWLVSKTAVPDDRITTHKAVDRSGSRMDPRSFSFSKFFKLLQNYTKTDEIAIRCTIPPEALQSQRDMPAINQSTAKKAWTQNLSRRASPSKQPPISARQSAAVQTSITSAKPIKRFESVP; encoded by the coding sequence TTGAAACCATATTTAACTTCGGAACTGGAGGCTTCCCTAAAGAAAAAGGACGAAGTTGACCGTGGACAAGTTTGTAATACTTTTGCTTCTCGCGCATTGTTTAATGAACAAAATTCGGTGTATTGGCTAGCTGGCATGAAACTATTTGGCATGAAACGAAATCTGGTGACAACGATTTCTCTCTTTGTTCTGTGTGTCATGACTTTAATTATCACGGTGAATGCAAGTAAGGCACAGCGAGCAGAATTTGAATCTCCCAGTCAGCCCAGTTCCGATGTTGTTCGCCCTCCCAATTACTCCGCTGATGATCAAAGTCTGCCAACAGATTGCATGATCAGGCCAGAAGAAACGCCTAAAGCCTCTATGGCTAGGTCTTCCAGGGCAGCCTATTCTAAGACCCCGTTGTCATTGTTGAGGTTTCGTCAGCTTCAGTTCACCGATTTAGCTAATCGCTTAGTTTATCCAGATGGAGCACGCCCTATTCCTGCATACCAGCCGCGTGAAGAAATTGTTCTTATTCATCCAACCAATTATGGCGATCGCTTTTTGCTAGATATTGATGGCAACCCTGCAAACCTTGATCCGATTGTGGTCTTGCACGAAACGGTGGGATCAGCCGCTAGTACGATTAATTTTTTCCTTACTCCCCATCCCCGCGATGAAGATCAAGCGAGTTACCATACGTTGATTCAGCGGGATGGCACCATTGTGTATTTGGTTCCACCTGATAAACGTGCTTATGGCGCTGGAAACTCTGTTTTTGTTAGTAAGCGCGGCAAAGAATCGGTAAAAACCCACGCAAAATTTCCTCCTTCAGTGAACAACTTTGCCTATCACGTGTCCTTAGAGACTCCACCCGATGGCATTAACAATGCCTACCGCCATAGTGGCTACACGGAGGCTCAATATCAATCCCTAGCCTGGTTAGTCTCCAAAACAGCTGTACCGGATGATCGCATCACAACTCACAAAGCCGTTGATCGTTCAGGCTCTCGTATGGATCCCAGAAGTTTCAGCTTTTCTAAGTTTTTCAAGCTTCTGCAAAACTACACCAAAACAGATGAAATAGCGATCCGCTGTACCATCCCACCAGAAGCACTTCAGTCCCAGCGCGATATGCCTGCTATCAACCAATCGACTGCCAAAAAAGCGTGGACTCAAAACCTATCACGCCGGGCATCCCCAAGCAAACAGCCTCCTATCTCTGCCAGACAATCAGCGGCTGTCCAGACATCAATCACGTCTGCTAAACCCATCAAACGCTTTGAAAGTGTGCCTTAA
- a CDS encoding putative ABC-type transport system, periplasmic component/surface lipoprotein (IMG reference gene:2510095757~PFAM: Basic membrane protein) encodes MSTHRSIIHIPRRQVIRGILATVAFAATTKLTACSSDGETGTADGGASDKPLVIGFIYVGAKDDYGWNQAHALGAQEISKLPGVKLVEQASVPETKEVQEVMRNMIEQDGATVIFPTSFGYFKPHTIEMAKQYPDVQFFHCSTLWQDGMPTNIGNYYAATDEGQYIAGRIAAQSTKSGKLGFVAAKPVNPVLRNINGFIMGARSVKPDITMQVIFTGDWNVPVKEAEATNSLADQGIDVIGVHVDSPKVVIETAEKRGILSAGYHADQSTLAPKGYLTGTTYRWGQVYKEYVDQIKAGKKVADGGIPRISQGSLKENYIQMAPFGPAVSDAVKKDADATIAKFVDGSLIVYTGEIKDNTGKVRVPKGTAYKLTDPELDKVDWLANGVIGSVS; translated from the coding sequence GTGAGCACGCATCGAAGCATTATTCATATTCCCAGGCGGCAGGTAATTCGCGGGATTTTGGCAACAGTCGCCTTTGCAGCAACTACTAAACTCACAGCCTGTTCATCGGATGGTGAAACTGGGACGGCAGACGGTGGAGCTTCCGACAAGCCTCTTGTCATTGGGTTTATTTATGTCGGTGCAAAGGACGATTACGGCTGGAACCAGGCACATGCTCTAGGTGCGCAGGAAATTTCTAAGCTTCCTGGTGTCAAGCTTGTCGAGCAAGCTAGTGTACCTGAAACGAAAGAAGTGCAGGAAGTCATGCGCAACATGATTGAGCAAGATGGTGCAACCGTCATCTTTCCCACCTCTTTCGGCTACTTCAAACCCCATACCATTGAGATGGCAAAGCAGTACCCTGACGTGCAATTCTTCCATTGCTCAACGCTTTGGCAGGATGGGATGCCAACAAATATTGGAAACTATTATGCTGCCACCGATGAAGGGCAGTACATCGCAGGGCGGATTGCAGCTCAATCCACCAAGAGCGGAAAGCTTGGATTTGTAGCAGCAAAGCCAGTAAATCCGGTGCTTCGCAATATTAATGGCTTCATTATGGGTGCTCGTAGCGTCAAGCCCGATATCACAATGCAAGTTATTTTCACGGGAGATTGGAACGTACCTGTGAAAGAAGCCGAAGCAACGAACTCCCTGGCAGATCAAGGCATTGACGTAATTGGTGTTCATGTTGACAGCCCCAAAGTTGTTATCGAGACAGCTGAGAAACGGGGCATTCTCTCTGCCGGATACCATGCAGACCAGTCGACATTAGCACCCAAAGGGTATCTCACAGGGACAACCTACCGTTGGGGGCAGGTCTACAAAGAATATGTTGATCAGATTAAGGCTGGTAAGAAAGTTGCAGACGGCGGGATTCCTCGAATCAGCCAAGGAAGTTTGAAAGAAAACTATATTCAGATGGCTCCTTTCGGTCCTGCAGTATCGGACGCAGTTAAGAAAGATGCAGATGCAACCATAGCAAAGTTTGTGGATGGTTCTCTGATTGTTTACACGGGTGAAATCAAGGACAACACGGGTAAAGTACGGGTTCCTAAAGGGACAGCATATAAGCTTACTGACCCTGAATTAGACAAAGTTGATTGGCTAGCAAATGGCGTTATCGGAAGTGTGAGCTAG